The following coding sequences lie in one Candidatus Paceibacterota bacterium genomic window:
- the pilM gene encoding type IV pilus assembly protein PilM yields MDNPFKNLLKKTEESVLGIDIGTSAIKVVQLRNKKGRAVLETYGELSLGPYAGLSIGQVTNLPPEKLSEAITDVLKEANTSTTNAGISIPFRSSLVTLMELPPVSSKKLDEMIPLEARKYIPVPISEVTLDWWVIPKESNIEIDDESKPEEEKHKTDVLVVSIHNEVLNSYNSIVKSANLNASFFEIEMFSAARSLLDQEPTASMIFDMGASSTKVYLVDHGVIKNSHIINKGSQDITQSISKGMNLPVARAEHIKRNLGDNTLKPEDQKGITEMISLTLDYIFSEANSVLLSFQKKYQKTVGKVILTGGGVAMQGFYELAKANFQTEVVVGEPFAKVEAPAFLEEVLKATGLEFAVAVGIALRKLQEIE; encoded by the coding sequence ATGGATAATCCGTTTAAAAACCTACTCAAAAAAACTGAAGAGAGTGTTCTTGGCATTGATATCGGCACTTCCGCCATTAAAGTGGTGCAATTGCGTAACAAAAAAGGCCGAGCCGTTCTCGAAACTTACGGAGAGCTTTCTCTCGGTCCTTACGCCGGACTTTCTATCGGCCAAGTAACCAACTTGCCGCCGGAGAAGCTCAGCGAAGCTATTACCGACGTTTTAAAAGAGGCCAACACTTCTACCACTAACGCCGGCATTTCCATTCCATTTCGATCAAGCCTTGTCACCTTGATGGAACTTCCTCCGGTCTCTTCCAAAAAACTGGATGAGATGATTCCTCTTGAGGCCAGAAAATATATTCCGGTGCCAATTTCCGAAGTGACCCTGGACTGGTGGGTGATTCCGAAAGAATCCAACATTGAGATTGATGATGAATCTAAACCGGAAGAAGAAAAACATAAAACCGATGTGCTAGTAGTTTCAATTCATAATGAAGTGTTGAATTCCTACAACAGCATCGTTAAGTCCGCCAACTTAAATGCCAGCTTCTTTGAAATTGAAATGTTCAGCGCCGCTCGCTCGCTTCTTGATCAGGAACCGACAGCAAGCATGATTTTTGACATGGGAGCTTCTTCCACCAAAGTTTATCTTGTCGACCATGGAGTGATCAAAAATTCTCACATCATTAATAAAGGCTCGCAGGACATCACCCAGAGTATTTCCAAAGGAATGAATTTGCCGGTGGCCCGGGCAGAGCATATAAAACGAAACTTGGGAGACAATACTTTAAAACCGGAGGATCAAAAGGGTATTACCGAAATGATCTCGCTTACCTTGGACTACATTTTTTCCGAGGCTAATAGTGTTCTTTTAAGTTTTCAAAAAAAATATCAGAAAACAGTCGGCAAAGTTATTTTGACTGGCGGTGGAGTGGCCATGCAGGGATTTTATGAGCTGGCCAAAGCAAACTTTCAAACTGAAGTTGTGGTGGGAGAGCCGTTCGCCAAAGTGGAAGCGCCGGCCTTTCTTGAAGAAGTTTTGAAGGCGACCGGATTGGAATTTGCGGTAGCAGTAGGGATTGCTTTGCGAAAATTGCAGGAAATAGAGTAG
- a CDS encoding PilN domain-containing protein: protein MVESKFQTSFIPKKPIDTGPRNSSRGGPSLLRLIAILILLISLVAWGGVFLYKVYLNNKIQNDTESLQNSQKEFDLKTVTTLTRLSDRLTNAQNLLNNHIATSKIFDELEANTLKNVRFTDFNLSASNANAGELTLTLKGQATAYADVASQSDVFDQNPDFKNPIFSNLDLDGSGRVVFSVTTNLDRKSFLYTNGANLGTESSAPAAAANTNSPFNQ from the coding sequence ATGGTCGAAAGTAAATTTCAAACATCTTTCATACCAAAAAAACCGATTGATACCGGTCCGCGCAATAGTTCCCGCGGAGGACCGAGCCTCCTTCGGTTGATTGCCATTTTAATTTTGTTAATAAGCTTGGTGGCTTGGGGAGGCGTCTTTCTTTACAAGGTTTACCTGAACAATAAAATCCAGAATGACACCGAAAGCCTTCAGAACAGCCAGAAGGAATTCGACTTGAAAACCGTTACTACTCTTACCCGCCTGAGTGATCGCCTGACAAACGCTCAAAATCTTTTAAATAATCACATTGCCACTTCTAAGATCTTTGATGAATTGGAAGCCAATACTTTAAAGAATGTCCGCTTTACCGATTTTAATTTAAGCGCTTCAAATGCCAATGCCGGCGAACTGACACTCACTCTAAAGGGTCAGGCCACCGCTTATGCCGATGTAGCTAGTCAGTCGGATGTCTTCGATCAGAACCCCGACTTCAAAAATCCCATCTTTTCCAATCTGGATTTGGATGGCAGCGGTCGAGTAGTTTTCAGCGTTACCACCAATCTGGATCGAAAGAGCTTTCTTTATACAAATGGAGCAAATCTCGGTACTGAAAGCAGTGCGCCGGCCGCAGCGGCAAATACTAATAGTCCATTTAATCAATAA
- the pilO gene encoding type 4a pilus biogenesis protein PilO, with protein sequence MRGFISIILILAAGAVFYFGVDPLYQSAKLLKAESTQYSEALNNSSALRQVRNNLVAKYNAFDKASIDRLQKLLPDSVDNIRLILDMNGIAAKYGMSLKNIKISQLQTINSTPGTGANPVGSIQLSFSVISPYENLQPFLKDLESSLRLVDVTNLSFTPNDQTGTYAYNVTLQTYWLK encoded by the coding sequence ATGCGCGGATTTATTTCAATCATTCTCATATTGGCAGCTGGCGCAGTCTTTTACTTTGGAGTTGACCCACTCTATCAGAGCGCCAAACTGCTCAAAGCTGAATCAACTCAATATAGTGAAGCCCTTAATAATTCTTCGGCTCTTCGACAGGTTCGTAACAATCTAGTAGCCAAATACAATGCTTTTGATAAGGCTTCAATTGATCGCCTGCAGAAACTGTTGCCGGACTCCGTCGATAACATCCGCCTGATTTTGGATATGAACGGCATTGCCGCTAAATATGGCATGAGTTTGAAGAATATTAAGATTTCCCAACTCCAAACCATTAATAGCACTCCGGGAACCGGGGCCAATCCAGTCGGCTCAATCCAGCTCTCATTTTCCGTCATTAGTCCTTACGAAAACCTCCAGCCATTTTTGAAAGATCTGGAAAGCAGTTTGAGATTAGTGGATGTAACCAATCTTTCTTTTACTCCGAACGATCAGACGGGCACCTACGCTTATAACGTTACCCTTCAAACGTACTGGTTAAAATAA
- a CDS encoding GspE/PulE family protein, with the protein MSFLDVLADKNIISPDEVLAIKEEAQGQDKSIDEVLQEKGVTPEQILQAKSEYMQIPVRNLGGQEIPFEILKYIPEESALHYKIIPLAVKDGVLEVGLVEPDNIEARDALNFISSKNNLPFKIFVVSEEDFERVLNSYKGLSGEVTKALTELEGELSAEEIEIEKIEKREKGGTKQANIIEDAPVTKIVATILRYALDGEASDVHIEAMREKVRVRFRVDGVLNTSLLLPMNVHSAVVARIKILSDMKLDEKRKPQDGRFSARIEGRKIDFRVSTFPAYYGEKIVMRILDQEKGVKKLGSEDMGLTPKNLELIRQAITRPYGLILITGPTGSGKSTTLYSMLNEIDKEESNVLSLEDPVEYNIEGVSQSQVRPEIGYTFANGLRTTLRQDPDVIMVGEIRDKETAALAIQAALTGHLVLSTLHTNTAVGAIPRLIDMGVDPYLIAPTLILTMAQRLVAKICPGGGKEIPVEGSIKVMIDRQFEDLPEKYKKDVPMSKTVLEAVPTEDCPRGTRGRVAVFEAFKMDKELEDAILKDPTELNLTKLLREKGMLTMKEDAMIKAFNKTIPFEEVNTL; encoded by the coding sequence ATGAGTTTTTTAGACGTATTGGCCGATAAGAATATCATCTCTCCGGATGAGGTTTTGGCTATTAAGGAAGAGGCTCAAGGCCAGGACAAAAGTATTGATGAGGTTCTGCAGGAAAAAGGTGTAACGCCGGAGCAGATCCTGCAAGCTAAGAGCGAATACATGCAGATTCCGGTTCGAAACTTGGGCGGACAGGAAATTCCATTTGAAATTCTAAAATATATTCCGGAAGAATCGGCTCTTCATTACAAAATCATTCCACTGGCGGTCAAAGATGGGGTGTTGGAGGTCGGCTTGGTAGAGCCGGACAACATTGAAGCTCGCGATGCCCTAAATTTCATTTCCTCCAAAAATAATCTGCCGTTCAAAATCTTCGTAGTCAGCGAGGAAGATTTTGAACGCGTTCTTAATTCCTACAAAGGACTTTCCGGAGAAGTGACGAAAGCCTTAACCGAGTTGGAAGGGGAGCTTTCGGCCGAAGAAATTGAAATTGAGAAAATAGAGAAGCGAGAAAAAGGGGGCACCAAACAAGCCAACATTATTGAAGACGCGCCGGTAACGAAAATCGTAGCCACCATTTTACGCTACGCTCTGGATGGAGAAGCTTCGGACGTTCACATTGAAGCCATGCGCGAGAAAGTCAGAGTGCGCTTTCGAGTGGATGGCGTCTTAAATACATCACTCCTTTTGCCGATGAACGTTCACTCGGCCGTGGTAGCTCGTATTAAAATTCTCTCCGATATGAAATTGGATGAAAAGCGTAAACCGCAGGACGGTCGTTTTAGCGCTCGCATTGAGGGTAGAAAGATTGATTTCCGTGTCTCTACTTTTCCAGCATATTATGGCGAGAAGATCGTGATGAGAATTTTGGATCAGGAAAAAGGAGTGAAAAAACTCGGAAGTGAGGATATGGGTCTAACGCCGAAAAATCTGGAACTGATTCGCCAAGCCATCACTCGACCTTATGGTTTGATTTTAATTACCGGTCCAACTGGTTCCGGTAAAAGTACTACTCTTTATTCCATGTTGAATGAAATCGATAAGGAAGAATCAAATGTTCTTTCGCTTGAAGATCCGGTGGAATACAACATTGAGGGTGTCAGCCAGTCTCAAGTACGACCGGAAATCGGCTACACTTTTGCCAATGGTTTGCGTACAACCTTGCGACAGGACCCTGATGTCATCATGGTGGGAGAGATTCGCGACAAGGAAACGGCTGCACTGGCAATTCAAGCAGCCCTAACCGGTCACTTAGTGCTCTCTACTCTTCACACCAACACCGCTGTCGGCGCCATTCCGCGTTTGATTGACATGGGAGTAGATCCGTACCTGATTGCTCCAACTCTTATCTTGACCATGGCTCAACGATTGGTGGCCAAGATTTGTCCGGGAGGGGGCAAGGAAATCCCCGTTGAAGGCAGTATTAAAGTGATGATAGATCGACAGTTTGAAGATCTGCCGGAGAAATATAAAAAGGATGTCCCAATGAGTAAAACTGTCCTAGAAGCCGTGCCCACCGAGGACTGTCCGCGCGGCACCCGCGGGCGAGTAGCCGTTTTTGAAGCCTTTAAAATGGACAAGGAGCTGGAAGACGCCATTCTGAAAGATCCCACCGAATTAAATCTGACCAAACTTCTGCGGGAGAAAGGCATGCTAACGATGAAAGAAGATGCCATGATCAAGGCTTTTAACAAGACCATTCCTTTTGAGGAAGTGAATACACTTTAA
- a CDS encoding response regulator, translating into MPDKRKILIVDDDNFLLNMYAMKFQKENFEVFTANDGSSALQKVEEGLAPDAVLLDIIMPTMDGLKFLETVRAKKLIPQAIVVILTNQTESADIDRAKELGIDGYIVKATTIPSEVLNEVMKILKVRKG; encoded by the coding sequence ATGCCAGATAAAAGAAAAATTCTGATTGTAGATGACGACAATTTCCTCCTGAACATGTACGCCATGAAGTTTCAGAAGGAGAATTTTGAAGTCTTTACCGCTAATGATGGATCAAGCGCTCTTCAAAAAGTAGAAGAGGGTCTTGCTCCCGATGCCGTTCTTCTCGATATCATCATGCCAACCATGGACGGTTTGAAATTTCTGGAAACAGTTCGAGCCAAAAAATTAATTCCGCAAGCTATTGTGGTTATTTTAACCAATCAGACTGAATCAGCCGATATTGATAGAGCCAAAGAACTTGGCATTGATGGATACATTGTCAAAGCCACTACCATTCCTTCGGAAGTTCTAAATGAAGTAATGAAAATTTTAAAAGTGCGTAAAGGATAA